The genomic DNA GGTGTCCTGGCCGAAGATGAGCGCCAGGGCGATCTCGAAGGCCAGCTCCCGCATGGCGGGCCACAGCGTGAAGTCGCCTGGACGCGCCGTCCACCGCTCGAAGTGCCGCCGGGAGAGCGATTCGATGATGGGCACGAACCCGCGCATGGACGCGTAGCTGAAGTGGGGCGCGAGCAGGCGGCGCCGCTCCAGGTGCTCGTTGCCCTCAAGCATCGCGAGGCAGTGGGCCCCGAGCAGGCGGCGCACGCCCGGACTCCAGCGGTTCTTCAGGTACTTGCCCTCGCCCGCGAAGATCCACTGGACGGCCTCCGGGCCGAGCAGGAACGCCGCGGGCGAGCCCAACACGTGGGAGCGGAAGACGGCGCCGTACTGGCGTTGCCGACGCTCGGCGAAGGCTCGGCTGGAGCGCAGGTACTCCAGCGTTTCTCCAATCAAGGGAAGGCCCGAACTGCCGGGAGGGAGCGGGAGTGTTTCAGGGGGGGAGGGGGGACTGGCATCCGCCGGGGAGGTCATCGCGGCGTCAAGGATATAACCCCTTGGGGCAGACGGGCACGCCCGCCTTGGTGGATGCTCGCGCCTACACTCAGAGGAGGAGCACATGAAGGACGCGGAGGCGAAGAAGGTGCTGGACGCCGTGCGGGACCTGGCTCCGGTGATTGCATCCCGGGCGGTGGACATCGAGTCGGAGCGACGGCTACCGGTGGACCTGCTCGACCAGCTCAAGCAGGCGGGCCTCTTCCGGATGTTCGTGCCTCGGAGCCACGGGGGGCACGAGGTGGACCTTCGCGCCGGCATGGAGATCCTCGAGACGCTCGCCCGGGCGGACGCGGCCACGGGCTGGACGACGATGATCGGCTCGGAGACCCCGCATCTCTTCTCGCTCCTGTCGCGCGAGCGCTTCGACGCCCTCTACTCGGGCGGACCGGACGTCATCGTGGCCGGTGGCTTCAACGCGCAAGGACAGGCCGCGGTGGAGGAGGGGGGCTATCGCGTCACCGGGCGTTGGGGCTTCGCCAGTGGTTGCCAGCACGCGGACTGGCTCTTCGGCAACTGCGTCGTCCACGCGGAGGGCCAACCGCTCCCGGGGCTCGCCGAGGGCACGTCTCGGACGCGGGCCATGCTCCTGCGGCCCGACGCGGTGCACATCCTCGACACCTGGAACGCGCTCGGGCTCAAGGGCACGGGCAGCCATGACATCGAGGTGCGCGAGGCCTTCTGCCCCGAGGAGAGCTCCTTCGACATCTTCTTCGGTACACCCCATGTGCGGGGCGCGGGTCTGGTCGCGCCCCTGCTGCACTTCGCGCTTCACATGGCGGCGGTGTCGCTGGGCATCGCCCAGGGCGCGCTGGATGACGTGGTGAAGCTCGTCGGGACGGGCAAGCGGCGGATGTACGCCCGCGTTCCGCTCTCCGAGTCCCCCGTCTTCCAGCTGCACCTCGGCCGCGCGGATACGAGCGTGCGGGCGGCCCGGGCGCTCCTGCGCGATCTCTCCGATGAATTCTGGGCCGCGTGCGAGGGCGACTTCGCGGCCATTCCGGCGCTGGCGCCGCGCGTCTCGGCCGCCCTGGCCTGGGTGGCGGAGACGGCGGCCGAGGTCGTGGGCACCTGCTACCAGGCGGGCGGTGCCAGCTCGCTCCAGGACGGCTCGTCGCTGCAACGGCGCTTCCGGGACATCCACACCTTCCGCCAGCACGCGGCCGCCGCCGAGGGGTGGTTCGGTCAGGCCGGGGCGGCCCTGGTTGGCCAGCCCACGGGACTCTGGACCTGAGGGGCAGGTGGCCTGGACTAGCACTCGGTGTGCGGGGTGCGCACCCTCTCTTACGATGAACGTGGAGGGAAGTGCATGGGTTACTCGGGGAGGCGCTTGGGGGAGGTGCTGGCCGCGGTCCTGTTCGCGCAGGCGGCGGCTGGATGCTCGGGGGCGCCGGCGGGGAATGATGGTCTGAGGATGGCGGGCTCGGCTCCCACCCATCAGGATCCCCCGGGCGAGCAGGCGCGGGATGACGCGCCGCCGCTCCCAGGAACGCCACCCGAGGAGTCCGAACCGAGTCCTCCCGGAAGGGTGCTCGCGTGCGCGGACATCCTACCCGGTGAACCCGGGCCGGGCAGGAGCATCATCCTCCGCGCGAATGCCCGGGAGGCCGATTGCGGACCCGGAACGGGCGATGGCGCGGGCTCCCTGGCGCTCACGAATTCCGGCCCTCTGGGCGCGACGGGGTGGAACATCGTGTCGCGTGAGGGCCTGGATACGGGGAATCGGTTTTTCGGGGGCGATCTGGCCATCGCCATCCTGTCCCAGCCGCGGGGTTTCCACGTCGTCAGCATTCCCCCCGGCGGCGCCACGCTGACAGCGTACTCGTCCGTGGGTGAGTTCCTGCGAACGGTCACGTTGACCGAGCGCGGCAATGTGCCTTTCACGATGGCCCTGGATCCTCTCGGGGGCACGCTGGTCGCGCAGTGGGATCCTCGAGAGAACGGCACCCAGGTCCTGACGTTCCAGTTCCTGGACGCGACGGGCCTGCCCCGCACGGCGTCCCTCGATGTCGTGTCCGCGCCCCAGGGCGAGAGCCGCGGCGTCATCGCCGGGGTGGACACCCAGGGGCGCGCGCTCCTGCTGTGGCGGGAGCCTGGCTCCTCTGTCTGGGTGGGACAGTGGCGCAACCGGGACGGGACGGCCGTCGCCCAGCCGTTCACGTTCCCCGCGCCCGCGTCCACCTTCGGGGGCCTGCTGTCTCCACTGGCCGGTGGAGGGCTGGCGCTGCGCAGCGGCGATCAGTGGGTCGCGAGTTTTCCCAGTGGTCGGGCCCTGAAGCAATCCGCTCCGGAGTGGCTGGCGAGTCACCCTGGCTCCACCCTCGTCCTCATCCGGGGCCAACAGGCCAATGCCCTGGTGCCGCCACCGACGCTCGTCGAGGGCTCCGGATGCCAGGAGTCGCTTCTCTTCTTCGCCACCGACGGAACCGCCTGTGGCGAACTCCTGCTGCCTTTCGGGGGAGGCTCCTGCTTCCAACGCGGGCTCGGCGTCGCCCCGGACGGGACCGTCATCCAGCAAGTCGACTTGAACATCCCCTCCAACAACCAGTGCGCCTGGCGTTGGTGGCCCAGGCTGCTGCGGTAGGCGCCTGGGGGCCGCGTTGCATTCTGGATTTCCCCCATCCGCCACCCTATGCAGGGGCTCCCGGCCGTCTTGGCCAGAATGGGAGCGACATGCGTTTCGAGATCGGATTGTCCCTGGCCCTCTGTGCCATGGCTCCAGGGGGGCGGGTGGAGGCGGCGGAGCGCACCTCGGCCTATGACGCGGTGGACCCCTTCATCGGCACGGGAGGCGCGGGCCATACCTTTCCCGGCGCGGTGGCGCCCTTCGGCATGGTGCAGTTGAGCCCCGACACCGACATCCGGCCCTTCAAGCAGAGCTACGACTGGGCCGCGGGCTACCGCCATGGGGATCCGACCATCCTGGGCTTCTCGCACACCCATTTCTCGGGGGCGGGCCACTCGGATCTCGGGGACGTGCTGCTGGTGCCGTTCACGGGCGAGGCCCGGTTGGATCCGGGCGAGGTGGATCAACCCGGCTCCGGCTACCGCTCCCGGTTCAGCCATGACGGCGAGGTCTCCAAGCCGGGCTACTACGCCGTCACGCTGTCCGACAGCCAGGTGCGCGCCGAGCTCACGGCGGGCGTGCGCACGGGCATGCATCGCTACGCGTACCCGAAGGGGGGCTCGGCGGGCGTGCTGATGGATCTGCGCTCGTCCATCTACAACTACCCCGGCAAGGTCCTGTGGTCGCGCGTGCGGGTCGCCCCCGATGGGACGGTGACCGGCTTCCGCCAGACCCGGGGGTGGGCACCGGGGCGCAAGCTGTTCTTCGCCCTCCGCTTCAACCGGAAGATGACCGCGCATGCCCTGTACGACCGAGAGGAGGGCATTCCCTATAAGGGCTTCCGTCAGCCGGGACGCACGCCCGCGGACAAGGCCCAGCTCGAGGGCCGCGCCCTGGAGGCGGTTTTCGAGTTCGGTCCCCTCGATGGGCCGCTGATCGCCAAGGTCGCCATCTCGGCGGTCAGCGAGGACAACGCGCTGCTCAACCTCCAGAGCGAGCAGGCCGGCTTCGACTTCGACGCGCTGCGGGCCCAGACCCGCCGGGCCTGGGAGCAGGCGTTGTCGGCGGTGGACATCACCGCCCCCGCGCCCATGCGCACGAGCGTCTACACCGCGCTCTACCACTCGCTGATCGCTCCGGGCGTGTTCGCGGACGCGGACGGCCGTTATCGCGGACCGGACGATCAGGTGCATGCGGCGGAGGGCTTCACCTTCCACTCGACCTTCTCGCTGTGGGACACCTTCCGCGCCGAGCATCCGCTGCTCACGCTCATCCAGCCGCCCCAGCGCAACAACGACATCATCCGCTCGCTGATCGCCTCGCGGAAGCACAGCCCCCACGGCATCCTCCCGGTGTGGCAGTTCCACGGGCTCGAGACGTGGACGATGATCGGCTACCACTCCGTTCCGGTCATCGCCGATGCCTACCTCAAGGGCATCCGGGGCTTCGACGCCCAGGCGGCCCTGGACGCCATGGTCCAGAGCGCCACCTACGCGCCCTACGGCGGCCTGGGCGACTACATGGCGCTGGGCTACGTGCCCATCGACAAGGAGCCGGAGGCCGCGTCCAAGACCGTCGAGTACGCCTATGACGATTGGACGATCGCCCGCATGGCCCGCGCGATGGGCAAGACGGACATCGCGAAGACCTTCGAGGCCCGCGCCGCCCACTGGCGCAACACCTTCGACGCCGAGACGGGCTTCATACGCGCCCGCAAGGCCGATGGGGCCTTCCGCACGCCGTTCGATCCGACCGCGATCAACTACGGCAGCGACTACACCGAGGGCAACGCCTGGCAGTATTCGTGGTTCGTGCCCCAGGACCTGGGTGGGCTCATCGCGGCCATGGGCGGCGACGAGGCCGTGGTGAAGAAGCTCGACGCCATGTTCGAGTACGACAACTCCAAGCTCGACTACTCCCACGCCGAGGACATCGCCGGACTGATCGGCCAGTACATCCACGGCAACGAGCCCAGCCACCACGTGGCCTACCTGTACAACTACGCGGGCGCGCCGTGGCGCACCCAGGCGAGGCTCAAGCAGATCGTGGACAGCCAGTACAAGCCCACGCCGGACGGGTTGTCGGGCAACGATGACCTGGGCCAGATGTCGGCCTGGCTGGTGTTCACGTCCCTGGGCTTCTATCCCGTCACGCCGGGCTCGAACGAGTACGTCATCGGCCGCCCGTTCGTGGAGCGCGCGGTGCTGAACCTGCCTCGGGGCAAGCGCTTCACCGTGACGGCGGAGGGCCTGTCGGAGGCCCATCCGTACGTGGGCAAGGTGTCGCTCAACGGCAAGCCCCTGACGCGCGGCTTCCTCCGGCACGAGGAGATCGTCGCCGGAGGCGAGCTGCGCTTCGTGATGCAGGCCGAGCCGAATACCTCCTGGGCGGTCAAGCCCGCCGAGCGGCCCATGACCACGACGCCCTACGCTCCCTGAGCGGATTAGATCTTGGTGATGCGCAGCCAGTTGAGGTTCCAGCCTCCCGCCGCGGCGTAGACGCCGACGTTGTAGGTGCCCGCCGTCACGTTGACGGTGTGCGAGACGGTGGTCCAGTTCTGCCAGCCGCCCGTGGACGGGATGTCCACCGTCCCGAGGACCGTGGTGCCCGCGTTGAGATCCAGGGACAGGCGGCCTCCGCCGGACAAGCTGGAGACGCGGTACTCGATCTTGTACGAGCCCGAGGAGGGGAACTGGATGCCGTTGTACGCCAGCCAGTCCCCCGTATCGATGGAGCCCACGTTGGAGCCGCCGCCCGAGTCGCTGGTGGCCTCGGTCATCACACCGCTCATGCCGCTGTAGTTCTGCGCCTGGATCGTGGTCGCGGGCGCCGCCGTCCCGTTGGTGCTCACGACGAGCGAGGTGGCGATGTCATTCCAGTTGTCGTCCACGAGCGAGGCGTCATCCCCCGTCTTGGTGAGGCTGGCGCCCGTGAAGTTGTCGTCGGCGTAGAAGGTGACCTTGTAGCCGCTGGCCACGCGCACCGAGGTGATGTCGTCATTGCGCACGCCCCAGGCGCTCAGGGCGGCCAGGTTGTAGCTGCCCACGGGCAGCGCCGCGCCATAGCCACCGTGGTTGATGTCCTGGAACACGGTGACGGCCGAGGGCCCCGGGTTGGCGTACGTGAAGGGGTAGCTGCGCTGCGCCTGGACGAACTGCGTCTCCCACTCGGCGGGCCAGCCGAAGGCGGAGGTGGCCAGGGTCTTGAGGTTGACGCCCGCGGCGCCGCTCCAGAAGTGGATGAACTCGCCCCAGTTCAGGTTCTTCGCGTAGTTGCCGCCGTTCTTCGGCAGGTACTGGGCGAGCAGCACGAAGTAGCGGTTGAGCACCTGGGTGCCACCGTAGTTGTTGTAGATGGGCAGGAACCAGTCGCGGAACCAGCGGGTGTTGGCGCGGGGGAAGTTGTCCACGCCGTTGACCATCAGGTTGGACCAGCGCGTGGCGTCACTGGTGCGGCCCAGGCCCCGGTAGACGTCGTAGATGAAGATCTCCGCCCACTTGCTGTCGCCCCACAGGCCGAAGGCGGGCGAGTTGTGCACGCCCTTGCTGGCGCCCTCCACGATGTGCGCCACCTCGTGGGTGACGATGTCCAGATCGTTGCCGGTGCCGCTCGTCCAGGCCGTGGTGGAGTTGGAGCCGATATCGATGACGTTGCGCGAGTCGTGGCTGGTGTCGAAGTACGTGGAGGGGTGCCCGCCGCTGTACTTGGCCGTGTGGAAGATGGCGTAGAGCTGCGCGTCCGGACCGAAGTGCCCGTACG from Melittangium boletus DSM 14713 includes the following:
- a CDS encoding GH92 family glycosyl hydrolase — its product is MRFEIGLSLALCAMAPGGRVEAAERTSAYDAVDPFIGTGGAGHTFPGAVAPFGMVQLSPDTDIRPFKQSYDWAAGYRHGDPTILGFSHTHFSGAGHSDLGDVLLVPFTGEARLDPGEVDQPGSGYRSRFSHDGEVSKPGYYAVTLSDSQVRAELTAGVRTGMHRYAYPKGGSAGVLMDLRSSIYNYPGKVLWSRVRVAPDGTVTGFRQTRGWAPGRKLFFALRFNRKMTAHALYDREEGIPYKGFRQPGRTPADKAQLEGRALEAVFEFGPLDGPLIAKVAISAVSEDNALLNLQSEQAGFDFDALRAQTRRAWEQALSAVDITAPAPMRTSVYTALYHSLIAPGVFADADGRYRGPDDQVHAAEGFTFHSTFSLWDTFRAEHPLLTLIQPPQRNNDIIRSLIASRKHSPHGILPVWQFHGLETWTMIGYHSVPVIADAYLKGIRGFDAQAALDAMVQSATYAPYGGLGDYMALGYVPIDKEPEAASKTVEYAYDDWTIARMARAMGKTDIAKTFEARAAHWRNTFDAETGFIRARKADGAFRTPFDPTAINYGSDYTEGNAWQYSWFVPQDLGGLIAAMGGDEAVVKKLDAMFEYDNSKLDYSHAEDIAGLIGQYIHGNEPSHHVAYLYNYAGAPWRTQARLKQIVDSQYKPTPDGLSGNDDLGQMSAWLVFTSLGFYPVTPGSNEYVIGRPFVERAVLNLPRGKRFTVTAEGLSEAHPYVGKVSLNGKPLTRGFLRHEEIVAGGELRFVMQAEPNTSWAVKPAERPMTTTPYAP
- a CDS encoding carbohydrate-binding protein, with protein sequence MKLRPASLTLALSVLTSTPVWAQNAPATWTEHWFEHNQTVSRVYQDKDVAVYFDSAVNRSITWPNTFVADVWKYTRKTYGHFGPDAQLYAIFHTAKYSGGHPSTYFDTSHDSRNVIDIGSNSTTAWTSGTGNDLDIVTHEVAHIVEGASKGVHNSPAFGLWGDSKWAEIFIYDVYRGLGRTSDATRWSNLMVNGVDNFPRANTRWFRDWFLPIYNNYGGTQVLNRYFVLLAQYLPKNGGNYAKNLNWGEFIHFWSGAAGVNLKTLATSAFGWPAEWETQFVQAQRSYPFTYANPGPSAVTVFQDINHGGYGAALPVGSYNLAALSAWGVRNDDITSVRVASGYKVTFYADDNFTGASLTKTGDDASLVDDNWNDIATSLVVSTNGTAAPATTIQAQNYSGMSGVMTEATSDSGGGSNVGSIDTGDWLAYNGIQFPSSGSYKIEYRVSSLSGGGRLSLDLNAGTTVLGTVDIPSTGGWQNWTTVSHTVNVTAGTYNVGVYAAAGGWNLNWLRITKI
- a CDS encoding acyl-CoA dehydrogenase family protein, whose protein sequence is MKDAEAKKVLDAVRDLAPVIASRAVDIESERRLPVDLLDQLKQAGLFRMFVPRSHGGHEVDLRAGMEILETLARADAATGWTTMIGSETPHLFSLLSRERFDALYSGGPDVIVAGGFNAQGQAAVEEGGYRVTGRWGFASGCQHADWLFGNCVVHAEGQPLPGLAEGTSRTRAMLLRPDAVHILDTWNALGLKGTGSHDIEVREAFCPEESSFDIFFGTPHVRGAGLVAPLLHFALHMAAVSLGIAQGALDDVVKLVGTGKRRMYARVPLSESPVFQLHLGRADTSVRAARALLRDLSDEFWAACEGDFAAIPALAPRVSAALAWVAETAAEVVGTCYQAGGASSLQDGSSLQRRFRDIHTFRQHAAAAEGWFGQAGAALVGQPTGLWT